GGCAAAAGCGTGGCTGGTGACCAGCAGCAGAGCGGCGAAAAGTGTGCGGATAAATGTGAACATCGGTGCTCCTGAAAGCCGGGTGGCGCTGCGCTTACCCGGCCAACGAAATCGGTGTGAATTAGAACTTCAACGACCCCTGCATATACAGCGTGCGCGGCTGGCCTGCGTAGATGCCTTTGTTGTTGTCGTCATAAGAGCGGGTGAAGTACGCCTGGTCGAAGATATTCTTCACGCCGAACGCCAGGTTCAGGTCTGCCATTTGCGGACCAAAATCATAAGCTACGCGTGCGCCCCAGAGCATAAAGCCAGGGATGCGACCAGTACTGCCGTCGGCGCTCTCTTTCACGGTGTTGGCGTTATCCGCAAACTGGCTGGACTGGAAATCGCTATTCAGGTTGAACGTCCAGCTACCCGGTTTATAGTCCACGCCCAATGTGCCTTTGTGTTTCGGGGAGAACGGCACCTGGTTGCCGTAGGTGTCGCCTTTCTCGCGGATCTCGGCGTTCACATACGCATAGCTTGCGTAGACCGAAACGTTGTCGAGCGTTGACGTCAGCGTGCCGAGGTCATAGCGGGCCTGGGTTTCCAGCCCGGTATGGCGCGTTTTACCCCGTGCGGTTACGGTGTCGTTGGTCTGGTTGGAGTCGTACTGATTATTAAAGTTAATCAGGAACAGCCCCATTTCCGCGGTCAGCGCGCCATCGTCGTATCGGGTTCCGAGCTCCCAGGTTCGCGCTTTTTCCGGTTCCACATTGCCGCTTTGCACAGCCTTGCCAATTTGGCTGTACTGTACGGTGCCGAATGAGCCTTCAGTGTTTGCATAAAGATTCCAGCTATCAGTCAGGTGATAAAGCACGTTTAGCGCCGGAAGTGGGGCGTTGTAACTCACTTCTTCATGTGTGCCTTTGATGGCGTTGTTCTGGTATGACTCGATATGTTCAAAGCGCATACCCGGTGTGATAGTCCAGTTGCCAATGTCGATTTTGTCATCCAGATACCAGGCGTGCGCTTCGGTGCCGGAACGGGTGTCGCGATCGTATGGGCTAGCGCTGGACGGGAGTTGTCCGCTGCTGGTGGCGGTGTAGTAACGCATTTCATGCGTCGACTCGCTCACATAGCGGTATCCCACGCCCACTTCGTGCGCGGAAGGACCCACCATAAAGCTCTGACTGTAGCGCGGTTCAATGCCGCGTACCCAGTAGTTACGCGGTGAAAGGGTGAGGCGTTTGCCCTGTTCCAGGTAGCCGCTACGCAGGGTTTCGGTGTAGAAGCCCTGAATATTGAATTTATGCTGGCTGTCCGGCTGAAACTGATAGCCGAGGCTTGCCAGCTTGCGGCGCCCCCAGAAGCGATCGTAAGGGCGCGTGGACTGCCAGCGGTCGGCGTTGTAATCCGCGCGCGACAGGCCGCCGGGCATGTCGGCTTCACCGTCGTAGTATTGCAGCAGGCTGTTGAAAGTATGCACGTCGTTCGGCGCATATTTGCTTTTCAGCATCAGGTCGTCGATGCGCGTCGCGCTGTGCTCGCGCCAGTCGCTGCCGCGGGTGCCGGAGTAAAGCAGGGCGGTACCAAAACCGTTATCCGCCGTGCCGCCCACCATCAGATTGTGTGTCTCTTTTGGGTTATTTTGTGAGGACGTTGGGCTGAGCTGGCCTTCCATGCCGGCTTCGATACCGAAGTCTTGCGGAATGGCGCGGGTGACAAAGTTCACCACGCCGCCCACGCTCTGAGGTCCGTAACGTACGGCACCGCCGCCGCGCACCACATCGATGGCGTCCATATTTCCGAGCGAAACAGGTGCCAGGGAAAGCTGCGGCTGGCCGTAAGGGGCAAACGGCACCGGAATACCGTCCATCAGTACCGTTGAACGGCTGGCCAGGCGCGGGTTCAGGCCGCGAATACCAAAGTTCATCGCCAGATCGTGGCTACCGGTACCGTTGTTTTCTGGGGCGGTAACGCCAGGAATGCGGTTCAGCACCTCGCGCATGGTCGTCGCGCCGGTTTTGGCGAAATCTTCACGGCGGATAACGTCACGCGCGCCGGCATGTTCGAATACGTCGTTTTCGCGCGCATCGCCCAGCCAGTCGCCCACCACGGTCAGGGAATCTTCTTGCGGTGTTGGTGCGTGCTCCAGTGTCCAGCTGTTATTACCTAGTGGTTTCACCTGCAGGCCGCTACCGTTCAGCAGCTGCTGCAAACCACTCTCAACATCGTAGTCACCGTGAAGACCGTTACTCTGTTTGCCGCGCGTCAGGCTGGCGTCAACAGACAGGGTAATTCCGCTGCGTGCGGCATATTGGTTTAGCGCTTTATCGAGTGAGCCTGGTGCAATATCAATCTGCGCTGCGAAAGCGGATAACGAGAGCCCAGCCAGCGGCAGCAGGCTCAGGCGAATGGCGTTAACCAAAGGTGTTGTTTTGCGAAAAACGCGTAAAGGCGTCATACCTTCTCCATCATCATTTTTGTTGTGTTCATCTATGAGTCGAATGAGAAGGGGAAAAAGGACAATCGAAATGAGAATTATTTTTCTTACAATGCTGAGATATTTACCCAGTATCGCGTAACCGACTGAATTTTCACTGGAAGAGTCTGGGCAATAATATCCAGAATCACATCGGTATTTTTCAGCGGGAAAGTGCCACTCAGGCGCAGCCCGGCCACCGCCGGATCGCAACGCAGCACGCCGTTGCGATAACGGCTCAGCGTGGCAATCACTTCACCCAGAGGTTTATCGCTAAAGCTCAGAATGCCCTGCGTCCAGGCGGCGCTTTCATCATCCGCTGAGGTAATTGCACTAAATTCAGACGCGCTAAACTGCAGGCTCTCGCCAGCGCTGACGATGCGTTTTTCCTGCGGACGGTTTGCCAGTAAGACTTCAACCGCGTGTTGTTGAACGGTAACGCGTGTTACGTTGTCCTGCTGGTAGACGGTAAATTCTGTGCCTAACGCGGTGAGCTGGCCCTGGCGGGTCACAACGTGGAAAGGTCTCTGCTGCGCGTCTTTTGCGGTAGTAATAGCAATTTCGCCGTACCAGAGATGGACAGCGCGTTGACGCGTATCAAAACGAACGTCCGCGGCGCTTTGCGTGTTGAGCGTCAGCAGCGAGCCATCGTCCAGCCGCTGATGGCTGACAGCCCCTTTGGCGGTGCGGTAGTCTGCGCGCAGACCTTC
This window of the Citrobacter freundii ATCC 8090 = MTCC 1658 = NBRC 12681 genome carries:
- the fecR gene encoding ferric citrate uptake sigma factor regulator FecR — encoded protein: MNASITDSRRQALRSASHWYAVLSGERVSPQQEARWQQWYEEDKDHQWAWQQVENLRSQLSSVPGDIASRALHDTRLTRRHVMKGLLLLLGVGGGWQLWQSEAGEGLRADYRTAKGAVSHQRLDDGSLLTLNTQSAADVRFDTRQRAVHLWYGEIAITTAKDAQQRPFHVVTRQGQLTALGTEFTVYQQDNVTRVTVQQHAVEVLLANRPQEKRIVSAGESLQFSASEFSAITSADDESAAWTQGILSFSDKPLGEVIATLSRYRNGVLRCDPAVAGLRLSGTFPLKNTDVILDIIAQTLPVKIQSVTRYWVNISAL
- the fecA gene encoding TonB-dependent Fe(3+) dicitrate receptor FecA, producing MTPLRVFRKTTPLVNAIRLSLLPLAGLSLSAFAAQIDIAPGSLDKALNQYAARSGITLSVDASLTRGKQSNGLHGDYDVESGLQQLLNGSGLQVKPLGNNSWTLEHAPTPQEDSLTVVGDWLGDARENDVFEHAGARDVIRREDFAKTGATTMREVLNRIPGVTAPENNGTGSHDLAMNFGIRGLNPRLASRSTVLMDGIPVPFAPYGQPQLSLAPVSLGNMDAIDVVRGGGAVRYGPQSVGGVVNFVTRAIPQDFGIEAGMEGQLSPTSSQNNPKETHNLMVGGTADNGFGTALLYSGTRGSDWREHSATRIDDLMLKSKYAPNDVHTFNSLLQYYDGEADMPGGLSRADYNADRWQSTRPYDRFWGRRKLASLGYQFQPDSQHKFNIQGFYTETLRSGYLEQGKRLTLSPRNYWVRGIEPRYSQSFMVGPSAHEVGVGYRYVSESTHEMRYYTATSSGQLPSSASPYDRDTRSGTEAHAWYLDDKIDIGNWTITPGMRFEHIESYQNNAIKGTHEEVSYNAPLPALNVLYHLTDSWNLYANTEGSFGTVQYSQIGKAVQSGNVEPEKARTWELGTRYDDGALTAEMGLFLINFNNQYDSNQTNDTVTARGKTRHTGLETQARYDLGTLTSTLDNVSVYASYAYVNAEIREKGDTYGNQVPFSPKHKGTLGVDYKPGSWTFNLNSDFQSSQFADNANTVKESADGSTGRIPGFMLWGARVAYDFGPQMADLNLAFGVKNIFDQAYFTRSYDDNNKGIYAGQPRTLYMQGSLKF